The Azospirillum brasilense genome window below encodes:
- a CDS encoding S10 family peptidase, producing MPLPSGPLAYTAVAEFLPLRDGPREEVAARVFTVTYTLDGAPRGQRPVAFVFNGGPGASSAYLHLGALGPKVVGFNDDGSLVRPPAPLLDNPDSWLAFADLVFIDPVGTGYSRGVRRDGGKEEGARRDEDPGKRFWSVDADSRAMAEIVRLWLTRNGRWESPKFLVGESYGGFRIAKMANRLIDDTGIAVNGLIMVSPVVDFATIRGGGGLLVPALRLPSYAASAAANGLASGTPEQAAAAAERYAFTGYLTGLAGLDYRRPGAARDFFAEVARTTGLPEELVTRFRGEIPTDVFARELLRGRGRVASVYDGTFTAADPDPSAARLPFDPFLKGTVPTYTTAFAAYAREWLGVRTEVPFDLLSDRVNRGWEWPRSGQPSAVDDLQAALTLQPALRVLIAHGRTDLITPYMASRWVASRLELPDGQADRVAVTVHEGGHMMYTRAPERAKLAADARALIEAALR from the coding sequence TTGCCGTTGCCCTCCGGGCCGCTCGCCTATACGGCGGTGGCGGAGTTCCTGCCCCTGCGCGACGGTCCGCGCGAGGAGGTGGCGGCCCGTGTCTTCACCGTCACCTACACGTTGGATGGCGCGCCGCGCGGCCAACGGCCGGTCGCCTTCGTGTTCAACGGCGGGCCGGGGGCGTCCTCGGCCTATCTGCATCTGGGGGCCTTGGGACCGAAGGTGGTCGGCTTCAACGACGACGGCTCGCTGGTGCGTCCGCCGGCCCCGCTGTTGGACAACCCGGACAGCTGGCTGGCCTTCGCCGATCTGGTCTTCATCGATCCGGTCGGCACCGGCTACAGCCGCGGCGTGCGGCGTGACGGCGGAAAGGAGGAGGGCGCGCGGCGGGACGAGGACCCCGGCAAGCGTTTCTGGTCGGTCGATGCCGACAGCCGGGCCATGGCCGAGATCGTCCGGCTCTGGCTGACCCGCAACGGGCGCTGGGAGTCGCCGAAATTCCTGGTGGGGGAAAGCTATGGTGGCTTTCGCATCGCCAAGATGGCCAACCGGCTGATCGACGACACCGGCATCGCCGTCAACGGGCTGATCATGGTGTCGCCGGTGGTCGATTTCGCCACCATCCGCGGCGGCGGCGGGCTTCTGGTGCCGGCGCTGCGGCTGCCCTCCTACGCCGCCTCCGCCGCCGCCAACGGTCTGGCGTCCGGCACCCCGGAGCAGGCGGCCGCGGCGGCGGAGCGCTACGCCTTCACCGGCTACCTCACCGGGCTGGCCGGGCTGGACTATCGTCGGCCCGGCGCGGCGCGGGACTTTTTCGCCGAGGTGGCGCGGACCACCGGCCTGCCCGAGGAGCTGGTGACCCGCTTCCGCGGCGAGATCCCCACCGACGTCTTCGCCCGCGAACTGCTGCGCGGGCGCGGGCGGGTTGCCAGCGTCTATGACGGAACCTTCACCGCCGCGGACCCCGACCCGTCGGCGGCGCGCCTTCCCTTCGATCCCTTCCTGAAGGGCACGGTGCCGACCTACACCACCGCCTTCGCCGCCTACGCCCGCGAATGGCTGGGCGTGCGGACGGAGGTGCCGTTCGACCTGCTCAGCGACCGGGTGAACCGGGGTTGGGAATGGCCGCGTTCCGGCCAGCCCAGCGCGGTGGACGATCTCCAGGCCGCCCTGACCCTGCAGCCGGCGCTGCGGGTGCTGATCGCCCATGGGCGCACCGACCTCATCACCCCCTACATGGCGTCGCGCTGGGTGGCGTCGCGCCTGGAACTGCCGGACGGGCAGGCCGACCGGGTGGCCGTGACGGTCCATGAGGGCGGTCACATGATGTACACCCGCGCGCCGGAGCGGGCGAAGCTGGCCGCCGACGCGCGGGCCCTGATCGAGGCTGCCCTGCGGTAG
- a CDS encoding bacteriohemerythrin produces MDMPAENFQDLVWSDDLALGVDDIDEQHKHWIELVQAFHVAVAEGRSREEVYRTLADAVVYTEIHFASEQKVMEEAGYPFLADHLVQHSLAWEQLHAFTTGNVPEENIAEYLATFLPQWLMLHINSADRQFARWLKERDAVPAELADAQLSGRVFPNIPV; encoded by the coding sequence ATGGACATGCCCGCCGAGAATTTCCAGGATCTCGTCTGGAGCGACGATCTTGCGTTGGGCGTCGACGACATCGACGAGCAGCACAAGCATTGGATCGAACTGGTTCAGGCGTTCCATGTCGCCGTCGCCGAAGGCCGGTCCCGCGAGGAGGTCTATCGGACATTGGCCGACGCGGTGGTCTATACGGAGATTCACTTCGCGAGCGAGCAGAAGGTCATGGAGGAGGCCGGCTATCCTTTCCTGGCCGACCATCTGGTCCAGCATTCCCTGGCGTGGGAGCAGTTGCACGCCTTCACCACCGGCAACGTGCCGGAGGAGAACATCGCCGAGTATCTGGCGACCTTCCTGCCGCAATGGCTGATGCTGCACATCAACTCCGCCGACCGCCAGTTCGCCCGCTGGCTGAAGGAGCGCGACGCCGTCCCGGCGGAGCTGGCCGACGCCCAGCTGTCCGGCCGCGTCTTCCCCAACATCCCGGTCTGA
- a CDS encoding vitamin B12-dependent ribonucleotide reductase, giving the protein MRVQRRFTKEGQDAYAALGFRRTTSEIRNPDGSVVFQQTDIEVPENYSQVASDILAQKYFRKAGVPVALKAVEENTVPSWLWRKTADEAALAALPKEKRYSGEKSAKQVFDRLAGTWTYWGWKGGYFDTEADARAFFDEMRFMLAAQMAAPNSPQWFNTGLHWAYGIDGPSQGHFYVDFKTGLLTSSASAYEHPQPHACFIQSVADDLVNEGGIMDLWVREARLFKYGSGTGSNFSRLRGEGEKLAGGGKSSGLMSFLKIGDRAAGAIKSGGTTRRAAKMVTVDMDHPDIEAYIDWKVTEEQKVAALVTGSKICQQHLTAIMAAAQDGQDPKVNKELKKAVVAARKAQVPENYVQRVIQFAAQGFTSIEFKTYNTDWDSDAYLTVAGQNSNNSVRISDDFIQAVLNDDEWKLIRRTDGTVHRTLRARDLWDKVGYAAWACADPGVQFDTTINDWHTCPASGRINASNPCSEYMFLDDTACNLASLNLMSFRLKDGSFDVEAFEHACRLWTMVLEISVLMAQFPSKEIAQLSYEFRTLGLGFANLGGLLMSSGLPYDSAEGRAYCAAISAVMTGVAYATSAEMAQELGAFPAYEQNRDHMLRVIRNHRRAACGEMEGYEGLSVKPVPFVADECPEQELAMAAVRAWDMALELGEQHGFRNAQATVVAPTGTIGLVMDCDTTGIEPDFALVKFKKLAGGGYFKIVNRLVPEALRTLGYTADEIAAIERYAVGHGTLKGAPGVNHETLTAKGFPAEVLEKLEGNLATAFDIKFAFNRWTVGADVIVDTLGIPAEQMDAPGFDLLTALGFTKAELEAANTFCCGAMTLEGAPFLKDEHLPVFDCANPCGRIGKRFLSWESHITMMAAAQPFISGAISKTINMPNTATVEECKDAYLLSWRLGIKANALYRDGSKLSQPLSAALLDDEEDAVEEIVEAANATRTQMVSERIVEKVVERIIERKRTERERLPHRRKGYTQKATVGGHKIYLRTGEYEDGRIGEIFIDMHKEGAAFRSLMNNFAIAVSIGLQYGVPLEEFVEAFTFTRFEPSGMVTGNDTIKMATSVIDYIFREIAISYLGRTDLAHATPEDLVPFTVGSGDKQGDLPETGAVQPSDIVRKVASTGYVRNNLRVLNGGQTQRVSAAAALAATGTAAQATASAAHAAVASSPAVGAAVVHAGGTAPVGGTTGTAYGGSNSDQRYDRIREARARGYEGDQCGECGNMTLVRNGTCLKCDTCGSTTGCS; this is encoded by the coding sequence ATGCGGGTCCAGCGTCGTTTCACGAAAGAGGGTCAGGATGCTTACGCCGCTCTCGGCTTCCGCCGCACGACGAGCGAGATCCGCAACCCTGACGGCTCTGTGGTCTTCCAGCAGACGGACATCGAGGTTCCCGAGAATTACAGCCAGGTCGCCAGCGACATCCTGGCCCAGAAGTATTTCCGCAAGGCCGGCGTTCCGGTCGCGCTGAAGGCGGTCGAGGAGAACACCGTCCCGTCCTGGCTGTGGCGCAAGACGGCCGACGAGGCGGCGCTGGCGGCCCTGCCGAAGGAGAAGCGCTATTCCGGCGAGAAGTCGGCCAAGCAGGTCTTCGACCGTCTGGCCGGCACCTGGACCTACTGGGGCTGGAAGGGCGGCTATTTCGACACCGAGGCCGACGCCCGCGCCTTCTTCGACGAGATGCGCTTCATGCTGGCCGCCCAGATGGCGGCCCCGAACAGCCCGCAGTGGTTCAACACCGGCCTGCACTGGGCCTACGGCATCGACGGCCCGAGCCAGGGCCACTTCTACGTCGATTTCAAGACCGGCCTGCTGACCTCGTCCGCCTCGGCCTACGAGCACCCGCAGCCGCACGCCTGCTTCATCCAGTCCGTCGCCGACGATCTGGTGAACGAGGGCGGCATCATGGACCTGTGGGTCCGCGAGGCGCGCCTGTTCAAGTACGGCTCGGGCACCGGCTCCAACTTCTCCCGCCTGCGCGGCGAGGGTGAGAAGCTGGCCGGCGGCGGCAAGTCGTCGGGCCTGATGAGCTTCCTGAAGATCGGCGACCGCGCGGCGGGCGCCATCAAGTCGGGCGGCACCACCCGCCGTGCGGCCAAGATGGTCACGGTGGACATGGACCACCCGGACATCGAGGCCTACATCGACTGGAAGGTGACCGAGGAGCAGAAGGTTGCCGCCCTGGTCACCGGCTCCAAGATCTGCCAGCAGCACCTGACCGCCATCATGGCCGCCGCCCAGGACGGCCAGGACCCGAAGGTCAACAAGGAGCTGAAGAAGGCCGTCGTCGCCGCCCGCAAGGCGCAGGTGCCGGAGAACTACGTCCAGCGCGTGATCCAGTTCGCCGCCCAGGGCTTCACCAGCATCGAGTTCAAGACCTACAACACCGATTGGGACTCGGACGCCTACCTGACGGTGGCCGGCCAGAACTCCAACAACTCGGTGCGCATCTCCGACGACTTCATCCAGGCCGTCCTGAACGACGACGAGTGGAAGCTGATCCGCCGCACCGACGGCACGGTCCATCGCACGCTCCGCGCCCGCGACCTGTGGGACAAGGTCGGCTACGCCGCCTGGGCCTGCGCCGATCCGGGCGTGCAGTTCGACACCACGATCAACGACTGGCACACCTGCCCGGCCTCGGGGCGCATCAACGCCTCGAACCCATGCTCGGAGTACATGTTCCTCGACGACACGGCCTGCAACCTCGCCTCGCTGAACCTGATGTCGTTCCGTTTGAAGGACGGGTCCTTCGACGTCGAGGCGTTCGAGCACGCCTGCCGCCTGTGGACCATGGTGCTGGAAATCTCCGTGCTGATGGCGCAGTTCCCGTCCAAGGAGATCGCCCAGCTGTCCTACGAGTTCCGCACGCTGGGCCTGGGCTTCGCCAACCTCGGCGGCCTGCTGATGTCCTCCGGCCTGCCCTACGACTCGGCGGAAGGCCGCGCCTACTGCGCCGCCATTTCGGCGGTGATGACCGGTGTCGCCTACGCCACCTCCGCCGAAATGGCGCAGGAGCTGGGCGCCTTCCCGGCCTATGAGCAGAACCGCGACCACATGCTGCGGGTCATCCGCAACCACCGCCGCGCCGCCTGCGGCGAGATGGAGGGTTACGAGGGCCTGTCGGTCAAGCCGGTGCCCTTCGTCGCCGATGAGTGCCCGGAGCAGGAACTGGCGATGGCCGCCGTCCGCGCCTGGGACATGGCGCTGGAGCTGGGCGAGCAGCACGGCTTCCGCAACGCCCAGGCCACGGTGGTCGCCCCGACCGGCACCATCGGCCTGGTCATGGATTGCGACACTACGGGCATCGAGCCGGACTTCGCGCTGGTGAAGTTCAAGAAGCTGGCCGGCGGCGGCTACTTCAAGATCGTCAACCGTCTGGTGCCGGAGGCCCTGCGCACGCTGGGCTACACCGCCGACGAGATCGCCGCGATCGAGCGCTACGCGGTCGGCCACGGCACGCTGAAGGGCGCGCCGGGCGTCAACCACGAGACCCTGACCGCTAAGGGCTTCCCGGCCGAGGTGCTGGAGAAGCTGGAGGGCAACCTCGCCACCGCCTTCGACATCAAGTTCGCCTTCAACCGCTGGACGGTCGGCGCCGACGTCATCGTCGACACGCTGGGCATCCCCGCCGAGCAGATGGACGCGCCGGGCTTCGACCTGCTGACCGCTCTCGGCTTCACCAAGGCCGAGCTTGAGGCGGCGAACACCTTCTGCTGCGGCGCCATGACGCTGGAAGGCGCGCCGTTCCTGAAGGACGAGCATCTGCCGGTGTTCGACTGCGCCAACCCCTGCGGCCGCATCGGCAAGCGCTTCCTGTCCTGGGAATCGCACATCACCATGATGGCCGCCGCGCAGCCCTTCATCTCCGGCGCGATCTCCAAGACCATCAACATGCCGAACACGGCGACGGTCGAGGAGTGCAAGGACGCCTACCTGCTGTCCTGGCGCCTGGGCATCAAGGCCAACGCGCTGTACCGCGACGGCTCGAAGCTGAGCCAGCCGCTCTCCGCCGCCCTGCTGGACGACGAGGAGGACGCGGTCGAGGAGATCGTCGAGGCGGCGAACGCCACCCGCACCCAGATGGTGTCCGAGCGCATCGTCGAGAAGGTCGTGGAGCGCATCATCGAGCGCAAGCGCACCGAGCGCGAGCGCCTGCCGCACCGCCGCAAGGGCTACACCCAGAAGGCGACCGTCGGCGGCCACAAGATCTACCTGCGCACCGGCGAGTATGAGGACGGCCGCATCGGCGAGATCTTCATCGACATGCATAAGGAGGGCGCCGCCTTCCGCTCGCTGATGAACAACTTCGCCATCGCGGTGTCGATCGGCCTGCAGTACGGCGTGCCGCTGGAAGAGTTCGTGGAGGCCTTCACCTTCACCCGCTTCGAGCCGTCGGGCATGGTGACCGGCAACGACACCATCAAGATGGCGACCTCGGTCATCGACTACATCTTCCGCGAGATCGCCATCTCCTACCTGGGCCGCACCGATCTGGCGCACGCCACGCCGGAGGATCTGGTGCCCTTCACGGTGGGCAGCGGCGACAAGCAGGGCGACCTGCCGGAGACCGGCGCGGTCCAGCCGTCGGACATCGTCCGCAAGGTCGCGTCCACCGGCTACGTCCGCAACAATCTGCGCGTCCTGAACGGCGGGCAGACCCAGCGGGTCTCGGCTGCGGCGGCCCTGGCCGCCACCGGCACCGCGGCCCAGGCCACGGCGTCCGCCGCCCACGCGGCGGTGGCGTCCAGCCCGGCGGTCGGCGCGGCGGTTGTCCATGCCGGCGGCACGGCCCCGGTCGGCGGCACCACCGGCACCGCCTACGGCGGCAGCAACAGCGACCAGCGCTACGACCGCATCCGCGAGGCCCGCGCCCGCGGCTATGAGGGGGATCAGTGCGGGGAGTGCGGCAACATGACGCTTGTCCGCAACGGCACCTGCCTGAAGTGCGACACCTGCGGCTCCACCACGGGCTGCAGCTGA
- a CDS encoding PRC-barrel domain-containing protein: protein MHKTVIATLSALALMTGAAAAQTGTGGSTQAPSSQAPNSVIMDQGQGARPAGPASGAASNATGGASVEHLMSRTVIGADGEKVGKVSDVILGPDGNAQLLVIQSGGFLGIGGKEIAADIALADVLPGNGPITLRDVTQASVRDMPEFQYSDSMTSLNRGPKHSGESNKQ from the coding sequence ATGCACAAGACGGTGATCGCGACCCTGTCCGCCCTGGCGCTGATGACCGGCGCCGCGGCGGCCCAGACCGGCACCGGCGGCTCCACCCAGGCCCCGAGTTCCCAGGCCCCGAATTCGGTCATCATGGACCAAGGCCAGGGCGCCCGCCCGGCCGGCCCCGCTAGCGGCGCCGCAAGCAACGCCACGGGTGGCGCCAGCGTCGAGCATCTGATGAGCCGCACGGTGATCGGCGCCGACGGTGAGAAGGTCGGCAAGGTGTCCGACGTGATCCTCGGCCCGGACGGCAACGCGCAGCTCCTGGTGATCCAGAGCGGCGGCTTCCTCGGCATCGGCGGCAAGGAGATCGCCGCGGACATCGCGCTGGCCGACGTGCTGCCGGGCAACGGCCCGATCACGCTGCGCGACGTCACCCAGGCGAGCGTGCGCGACATGCCGGAGTTCCAGTACAGCGACAGCATGACCTCGCTGAACCGCGGCCCCAAGCACAGCGGCGAGTCGAACAAGCAGTGA
- a CDS encoding bacteriohemerythrin, translating into MQLNTTQPKTMKPNLADPRWETMAWQDGFGVGNAVIDADHKRLFELFNEFVTAVNEFRADSEIQDVLRELLDYTDTHFDREETLMREHGYPDYTAHKALHDSFVRQLHDVNSALDAGGEKGAFVLGFLAKWLSGHILGVDTKLGAYLRERGVEA; encoded by the coding sequence ATGCAATTAAACACCACGCAGCCGAAGACGATGAAGCCGAACCTTGCCGACCCACGCTGGGAAACGATGGCGTGGCAGGACGGCTTCGGCGTCGGGAACGCCGTGATTGACGCCGACCACAAGCGCCTGTTCGAGCTGTTCAACGAGTTCGTCACCGCGGTGAACGAGTTCCGCGCCGACAGCGAGATCCAGGATGTGCTGAGGGAACTGCTCGACTACACCGACACGCATTTCGACCGGGAAGAGACGCTGATGCGCGAGCACGGCTATCCCGATTACACCGCCCACAAGGCGCTGCACGACAGCTTCGTCCGCCAGCTTCACGACGTGAACAGCGCGCTGGACGCGGGTGGGGAAAAAGGCGCCTTCGTGCTGGGCTTTCTCGCCAAATGGCTGTCGGGCCACATCCTGGGCGTGGACACCAAGCTGGGCGCCTATCTGCGCGAGCGCGGGGTGGAGGCGTAG